The segment cagTGCTAAAAAATTTGACTTAGTCCTTTTTAAATGGAAAGGCACCCTTCCTGATGAAATTGTACTTGGCAATTCAAAGACCTGCCTGTGTGATCAAATTGTTTATCTTGGCATTCCAATTGGAAATAAGATTTCTAAAACTTGTCATCTCCTAAAAGGACACATCAAATACAGCATACTAGCTCCTTACACTTCCATAGTCTCTAGTAAACTTGATTCAACTGGTGTTATCTATCAACCCTATACAATATCCTAATCACCTTATTTCAtctgagagctttaaggtcttCCAGACCTGTAGTCCCATTGAGTTGATAACTGCCAGTCAAACCTCCACTGCTTCTTCTCCTACTCTttgtcaagttggtttttgaaggACTGGATGGAGGGAGCACTGACAGTTGAATCTGTCAGTTGATCTCAATAATTTATGACTCTTCTTGAGAAGAATGTTAGGCAAGTTTTCGATTGGGAGCTTGACTTCTGGTCAAGCTTGGTAGCTTCTTGGAGTGTCTTCTTGTGTTGTGCTGGTTGGTACTGAGATTGCCACCAAAGATTGCTGACTTTTTGTTCTGCAGCTTGTAAGTAAGTATCACATTGCTGCGCAAGCGTCTGTAAACCAAAGTGGGTAGTTTGAGGTACCTGAGGCAGTCCTCATATGAGGTTGATGCTAGACTTTGTATGCATTTTGCTGCTCGTCTCTGTATGTTTTCGATGAGCCTCACATCTTGCCAATAAGAAGGACCAGCAAGACACATGTCAAAATCGAGACAGGGTCTGATGAGAGCcttatatagttttataaatatagatgccTGTCTGCTGTCGATAGTTCATTTAAGCAGTCCAAGACTGGAACTTGCACAGGAAACAACATGCTGGATCACAGCCAACATGGCtgtgaaatttaagtttatcatcAATAATGACACCGAGATCTCTTTCTTCTGCTCTGTTCTCTAGTTGCTCTCTTACTTTGGTGGTGGGGTTGTAGATTGTGTAGTTTGTCATTGGGTTATTGGGTTCACATCCTCTACATTACACCCTTCTGGATGATTCTTATGCATGCTGATAAATCtgcaaaaatttcttttgtttcacagaCTTTTTCCTAGGATATCCAATTTGGATTTGCAATTTAAAGCTCATTAATAGCTCACTTGGTGATGTATTTACTTACAGGAAAATAAATCTTCAGTACCAAAGATAATTGTAATAAATAAGGACATTGTGCAAGAATTCTAAACAGTTACATAccaaattgttaaaaaaaagccaGATTTATCAAATTGAAGTAAACTGAATACAGAATGTCTTATTATTCCTGAATTATAGAGCTCATTATTTATCCACATTCTGGCTGTCTTTCTAAATTCAGTCTTTGTTaccatttcagaattttgaaaacccCCTAAGAAAGCCACTGCCTTAAGTTCTTAGAGGCAGATATAATGCCACCACAGAGTGCTAAACACCAGAGAGAAAGTCCAAAGAAAAACGTGAATAAATGCGTGTTATGTAACCTGGACCTTGATGAATATTCTAGTGCATTAAATAGTGATAGCTGTAACAAATGGATGTGTTGCAGTTGCCTAAGTACAAGCAATGATGAGTATAATCTGTTAAACAAGATGGAAGATAAAAGTGGTTTCAAGTGGACTTGTCCTCTGTGCAAGGTACCCACACCAGTACTTCCAGCACCTATCCAGCCAGCAGTGACCATTCAGGAAATTACAAAGGTGATTTCCCAAGCCATGTTCAGCTTGCAAGCAAGCCTGGCAAATATAATCATGCAATCTGAAAGTGTGCTTAGAGCAGAACTTAGTGCTATAAGAGACAAGCTAAACAGTGTAGAGGCAGCCCTATCATCTGAGTACAGTGCTGCTGAAACTAATCAAATTGTACCAGAAGAGTCAAGAGCTTTGAATATGAATCTCCAGCAGTTGCTTAAGACAAATGTGCATCAAGTTACTGGTGCTGAAAAAGATTGCAAAGCACAAAAGAACAACATTGTTGCTTATGGTATTGAAATCCCAAATGATAATGCCAGTGCTTTCTGAAAATTCCTTTCAAGCAAGTAGCCTACAGGGTCATATGCAGCCCTATTAGTAATGTCTAACACATAAATGTGCAGAGTGGAACAAGCAAATCACCAAGCCCTCCTTGCCACTTTTATTTACAGTGTCTTCTTTCCAACTCAAGAAATAGATCCTTAAAAAATCATTTGCTAGAAAAGAGGATATCCAGTTTTACAATGACCACTCAAAACAAGAccatgaaaaatataaacagCTTGTTGAATCACCAAACCTTCCCCACCAGTTTTATTTATAGTGTCTTCTTTCTAAATCAAGAAATAGATCCtaaaaaaatgctagaaaaaGGATATACAGTTTTACAATGACCACTCATAACAGGACCCTGAAAAATTGTTAAAGTAACAATCAAGAATGTTGAAAACAATTGGCCACCATTAGGACAGACCCCAATAGAGGTGTAGAGCACCAAACTTTGGATTATAGTGTTGCATATCTTGAAAAACTGTCAACTGTATCTAGTGTCTTGGCAACTGTATAATACTTGACAAGGGGTCTGAGTCTTACATCCAGCTGCACACTAACTGTGATGAAAGAGACTTGGGTGTTATAGTTGATGATCAGCTTAAATTCCATGAACACTGGCTATCAGCAGTATCAAGAGCACATTCTAGTCTAGGTTTGCTCAAACAGACAACCACCAGTTGCTTTCAGTTTTTTGTCTTCCTGGGGCTTTTGTCAGTCCTGTTCTGGATTTTGGGacttgcatcccctcccccTTCTATAGGAATGATAAGAGCCTAGTTGAAAGTGTCCAAAGGCATACCACAAAATGCACAAATGGTCTGCAAAATATGTCATACAATAAGAGGCTGGAACACTTACATACCAGCCCTTGTCTTCAGATGCCAGCATGGTGATATGATGCTGACCTAAAGATATAAAAGTAAACCAAACAATACTCTCTTCACAAAACATGCAAGTCAGCACCAAATGAGAAGCCATTTGCAAAAATTTTGTAAACATACTGTGAAGATATACAATTTTGCTGAACATGTCATTAATGAATAGAACAGCCTTCAACACAAAACAGTGACTGCACTCAAAACTGCATTGTTCAGGTCCAGATTTGACAAAGAATGGGGCAACAAGCTATGGAAATACAAGTGGGACTGTGTGTCCTATTCAGCTACTCAATTATTGCTGACAAGTTTTTCATGAGAGTGGGTTTCAAAGAGATTGATGTTGCTTGTCATTCTCAACCATTTTGCACACACTATCAAAAATTGCTGATGTGTAGTTGTACCAACTCTAAACCACTAAAGAATGGTTTTTATAGGTCATACCTACCAGGTGGTCACTGTTACTGAGTGGGCTTAAATTGTATTTCTCTAGCAAATCTCTCTTATGATGTGTCACTGGGGCTTACAAAGTGACATTACATTATATTGCCATCATTGACATGGAGCAAAACAGATCTAGTATAGACCTTGATATTGCTCTAaaatgcaaattaaggtaatagACTTTATACAACAGACTCTACAATAGCTATTGCTAAACTTGTAGCAAAACACAACATAAAGATCTGAACTAATGCCCAGAAGCAACTTCTTTTACACTAATTATATTTATACTGTCATAGgctacttcttcttcttcacttttgttacaAGTGCCTATGTTCTTCCTCATTTTTGTCACATAAAGTATAttgctcttttgttttttcatgatGCTCCATCATTTTTGCTATACAAAGAAGGGATCCCAATAAACCAGCATAAGCTCTCTTGATTTGTTAGCAATAACAACTGTAATGAATTTGTAACTAAATCTGTAGTTTTAGCTAAGCAATGAATTATACAAGTAGTTGCCTAGACTCTGATTTATGACCAAGAACATATTTAGACATGGGTTTCTAGCTAGACATACATTAATGCCACTTTATGGATTCTCAATTTTGTCATCATcaattcaatttacaggtaaaCTGGTTTTAACAAGAACAATGCTAACATAGCTAGgtttaaaattcaatttgtgCTGGAACAAATGtcatatttggattcaggatgaaattctaattttagaggtaagtttgtttcttagctatctgaGTACTCTATTAACCATGATATTTACCAATTGGCTAATTAAAGGctcaaaaataatttgccctAGGATATAAGGTAAATATTTCACAGTTAATATAAttaacttaccaataaagtgaacataccacttgatgcttttttttatgttcttgacaaacataataatcacttttattggaaatttaaacttaagcactttttgagctcttacacatgacaaattttcaattaaagtatcagttattttcaacaaaataatgttttcttGGTACTGTTTTCTCATTTGCTGTTTCTAACAAAacaatactacattttctcagtgccaaaattagtTATAGTGTTAGGTTGggtcaaaaagtgtttaaatctgaacttgcaatagaagtaattattatatttgtaaagagcataaaaaagcatcaagtggtatgttcactttattggtaagtcaattatatgaactgtggTATATTTACTggatataattattataattggtAAGATCATAAAAAGTAATCAAGCAATGTATTAAGTTCTTCCTAGCTAAATTACATTGTAATTCTAAACTTATATCAGCTAAACCTTTTTGGTCAAAAATTTAGATGCATGCAGCCTGTACCTGTCATCAATAGtatctttggtaaaattctagttaattgacttcttgctatctcagaaagggtttaggttaggaaaatgaaactttcagggatgaatctacagactaaagtacatcctgggaaggtattttgaagcaactacctcaactccttctccctcttgaggACCCTGAAAAAtggatcttctgcttaattgaagtacaacaaaattattttcaacttcagaactttgctcaattctattttaaggttttaaagatatgtaaatacatttcctaaattttgaaaaaaaaaacattaatagcctatggctcaaaattctactcaaataacaggaattgcattttcagaactaaaggcagagaaaaagcaactagtaactgaattaaggtaaaatgttgttttgtcaaaattccaataggtatagacctgtcatttaggcaaatttcagggctcaatagagggagaaggagtggaggtgggtactttaaaatactttcctgggacatactttagcctgtagacccatccctgaaagtttcattttcctaacctaaaccctttctgagatagcaagaagtcaattaactagaatttcaccATATCTTTTAAGCCCCAAAAGTATGAAAAGAGGCAAAATTCTAGATAACAGGTTTTTGTTTATCTTGGAAAGTAATTGGCTTAAGTGAATTCAGAAGTAAATCCAGAGCCAGAATAATACCCTTGTAAGATAATTTAAAGAGTTTatctctaccccccccccatctccaaAGGACACTGACCTTTAGTGACATTTAGcatctttgttttaaaaagtgaaacACTGTAATAAAGATTACCCATACTAGGCCTACTTCTCAAATGAGGCACAAAGAAACTTTTGAGCATTATACCTTTGCTTAATCCTAATCAATAGGCTTATAGAGTATGTTTTGTACCCTGCATTCCTGAGATTTTCATTAACCTAACTCAACTAGGCATAGCAAGAACCCCCTCAACTCTACCCAGTAGCCTACTTCACTTAGCATAACCTAAGATACACttagttttcttcttctgttgcaaccaaatcaaaattatatCTACCTTTGAGATGGGTGATCAAATAAAACAAGTGAAGCTCTTCCTTTAGGAAACTAAATTTCACAAGAATGTCGTGGCTCACTAATCACTTGCCCATTCAAATTCGTCCGGTTGTCAAGTCAGAGATGCCAATAAAGATCAGTGTTGCCAATGCTTCGGAAGAAAAGGTACCGTAAAACACCCTAAAATTGTACCACTGATCAAAAAATTGTACCATatctatatttttgtgtgttgtACTATAGGCAAGACAAAATTTTTTGTGCTAAGCACACCACGTGGAGGATCGTAAAATTACATGacaataaagagaacaaagtatcGCATATCTTCTTTCAGAGATATTTGGGAGACGTCCTTTCCCCTGCAGAGACCATTTTGGTTCCACTCCTCCAAATAACTAATCACCTATTTCGTACTTACCGTACAGGTGGCTCCGCTGCTTCATGCTATATCATGACCGCAAAAGGCCAACAACAGGCACTTAAATAAATGTgtaaaggaaaacttaaaactctagaagagaaaacaaataaaaactacaattccCTTCACTCGCTGCGTCCTGACGCCCAGTCAAATCTTTTTGTATCATATTGTACCACATTTTGTATAATGTACCAGACAAAATATGATTGTACAAGAATGTACATTTAGaggtgaaatgtaccaaaatggtacaattgtaccgctgTTGGCAACCCTGAAGCAGATCCTGAGAtatcttaagaaaaaaacatttcaagtgATTTTACATACTGAAACAAAGGTAGAAACTAAATTGTagattaattatagaaaaaaataccagGTATAAGAAAAGTTCTGTAACACGAGAGCAGGCTTATCAATAGCCagtagaaaattagaaaaaatagtgCCACTGATCAGTGATTCAACATAGTGATCAACATAGAGGCGGACTTAAATAAAATCTGTTTTGCGTTCCATTTTGTGATTAGCTCAGTCTTACGGCTTGCATAAGCTTTTGaacctttttttattacctTAAACTGGTATTAACTTTATATTATGCATATTTCTACTGCTTTGATATTACTATATCATATTGGTGAGTGAGGCCATTGGTGAGTGTAACCTTTTAAAAGATATTGCATTGTACTCCATTTCATTAATAGACAATTCTTCAGGGTTTTGTTTGCTTTGGCAGacttttttggttgaaaaacgTCTTCAGAGAGATTTAATTAGTAACGGTTACTCTCCCCTATCATTGCATAATATTTGAAGCCATGAATGTTATCACGAGTTTGGGATAATATGCTTCAAAATTCTTATGTAAGATGtcaatttttgttgataggatgGCACCGCCTAGTGCAATATGGAGTGACCAAGACGGGCCGAGGCCTTTACATAGTGGTCAGTCGGTTCCgtggacttcttgctgtccaaTCCTAAGCCGTCTAAAACAACTTGTGTAAGCTTGAGAAGGTTATCAGTCTCTGGCCTACACTGGTGGGACtcatttttttggtaataatGCTTTTTATGATTTAAAAAGCATGAAAATTGTAGTGTGATGACATCGTTAAGACAAAATTCTGATTGAAACTTTGATAGACGAATTCAGATGTTGTGAATTTCCTTTGTTAGGCGTTTCATAACTCATCTCCCGTATGAAGATAGGTAatatagaattttatttattcaggtAGGAAGCATGAGATATACATAAGAAGAagagaccatattaaattagataGTTTCTGTGTCTTGCTTAAGTTGgtaaggtattaataatagaattgtAGTTACTTACTTGCTCATTATTTTACCATTTACTGTGTGGAATAGGCACCTTGTGTGTCATTATGGTACAACAGCTACGTTGTCCTCGCTTGAAATTACACAAGTATAGTTCAGTCAGGGTGATAGTTTTCGCTGAGGCCCACATCATAGTCATATCCGATATGAATCActggtaaatatttttttgctatatttgcttttttttgcgtTATTCTATTTCCATGTTTAGCAAAGTGCATTAAAAtagattattattataaaaaaaatgcaaggtATTAGTTATGGTGGCACAAAAATCTGTGAAGTCGACTGACAGAGACAGCAGTGCCTCTGATGAATTGAAAGTATAGTAACAGGAAGAAATAGACGATATCCTAGgtagaaatatgatatttttattaggaACTTTAATGCATAGGTTTGTacaaatagggatagatggtatgtTACCTTAGGTAAATTTAATATAGGGAAAGAAAATAGCGATGGTGATAGATTCAGTGGCGCCATTTCAGAAAACCTTAGGGGGGGGCCAAAAATCGATTTTGGGCCCCCATccagccttaaaaattttaaaattttcgaacaTGCCTTTAGGTACCGTACTACCTTTGGGGTTCATATTTTGCAGCTTATTTAGGGACCAAAAACAGTaccaaaatagaacatttactgtataaatcagaaacttacgtacagttacttcagcaatggatatctcctttgcttcatttttgcgaagtcgtcgacaagcttctcaaaattgagctccttcactgcagctttctcagagaatataagcagcaaatgcgaaagtcgctcgttttccatcgttgtccggaggtagtccttcacaaaggtcaacacagagaaaaaacgtTCATTTGAGCACGTTGTGAGCGGGAGTGTGAGGACTACCCTGACGACCTTAAGAAGCTCAGAATAAGCTTCTTTCAATCCTCCGAGTTGTTCGAAGACATCTAAAGCATTTGCCGGTTTCTGTGGAAGCTGCGACACAAATGCACGAGCTATTAAAGCTTGACACTTCAGCTGCATAGTATCGATTCCCGCCTGATCGAAGTATGTCGCGATCACAAAAAGTAAATCTGAGTCCATAAAATCTGTGGATTTGGGGTTAAGGCAACGTGTGGCTTCTAGCACTGGCAGTTGGACAGAAAAACGCTCTTCAAACTCATTTAACACTCTGTCCAAAACCTCGTAGAACTCTCTCCGCATTTTGTCTTCCGTTGTTGTGCTTTCGGAGTCAATGTTGTGCTTTCCAATTGTTGTTGTCGTCAAATAGTCTCTTAGTCTTCCGGATATCTTCTGAACTCGTTTTGATTTAACAGGTATGGCTGAAGAGAGAGCACTTGTTTCCGACAGATCAGCTCCGACATTAATGGCCATCTCTTTAGACTTGCCGTATAGGACACGAAAATACTCGTCATCACGCATTTTCCTCAGTTCGTTCTTTGTTGCACTGATCAAAGTGCAAGCTTCTGAGATGACCAGATCTGCTGCCTGTAGTTGTTCAGAAAGAGGGTTTATCACTGCAAGAACTTCGTGAATGACATGCAAACTGAATATGAAGGGAAACGACTCTAGCTGGTTCTTAAGGCCCGTAGCTTCTGCCGCTGCCTCCCTGTCAGAAGATTCTTGAACTACTGACAGAACTGCGAGTATGCAGTCATATCTAACCAGGATCTTAGCCACTGATCTATACCAGTAAGACCAACGTGTCACTACTGTCCTTTCAAGCGTTAGCACAGGCACATTGGCAGTTTTCTGGGCTTCGACGAACAACTGGTATCGAGTGTTGCTGTTGGAGACGAAACTGTAAACTGtttgcaaaactgaaaatactgatgaaattctttgtattttctgcatACAATCGCCAATGACAAGGTTAAGTCTATGGGAATGACAGTGTGTGTACACCGCTTGTGGTGCTTTTTCCCGGAGACGGGCCTGTACTCCTGAAAAGTGTCCGCTCATTACACTGGCCCCGTCATAGCACTGTCCAACACACTTTGACCAGTCAAGGCCGATACCCTTTATTTCGTTGTAAATGAAGTCGGCCAAACTCTCAGCGTCAACCTTGCGCATGTGGTAGCAACCTATGGccctttctttgattttcaggTCATGAACATAGCGCACTAAGATCGCGAGTTGTTCCTTTTTCGAGAGGTCTTTTGTCTCGTCAACAAGAacggcaaaatattttgcttctctgACTTCTTTCGcgatagaacttttgatttcatttcctATGACCTCAATGTAGTCGTTTTGGTACTCGTGTGACATGTAATGGCCATAGGCCTTACGAGAGTTTTTCATCAAGTCAGGGTTGATTTCTGTTAAAAGATGTACTGTCTCTACGAAATTCCCTTGATTGGCACTAGACTCCCCTTCATCATGGCCACGAAACGCAAGACCTTGCCGTCCAAGTAATGCTGTAGTTTTTAGTAGAGCTTTTACGTACTGTCTATTCTCTAGTATTTCTTTTTCGCGTTCTTTGGAGAGGCATGACGCAACAGATTCGGCCGCCTCCGTCTCAATAGCTTTAAACTGAGTCAAAGAAATGGTACATGCTTTGTGTCGGTCGCTGTTTTCGTGCTGCCGTATCAGTTCAGAAATGTCTTTCCACTTTCTAAATCCTATATCAATGAATGCTCTAGCTCCATACCTTTCGCCTGATCTTAGCGAGGATCCACTGAAATGTCGGCAATTGAAACAGAACACAAACTCCTGTTCTATTGAATATTCCAGCCATGGGTATTTCAAGAAATAGGAGCTGTTAAATTTTCGTTTGCGATTCCCGATGGTAGTGGCGGGATAGTCAGTCAAAACTGGTTGGCAGGGGTTATCATACGGGTTCACGGACAAATCGGTGCTGATCGTTCTGGAAGCCATTTCCTCCGTTTGTGGTTCGCGCAGGTTTGTCTCCTCAGAAATGAGTCTCACGTCCAGGGTCTGCTCGTTTCTCGGTAAAACCTCGGTTGCCGATGGGTTGTCCCTTGACGTCCCAGCATCACTATCCTACAGAGTaatcaagttttaattaaaaacaaattaaaagtgatGTCCCAGTTACTTCTTTTACCAGGACGTGAATTGTACATAATTAACatagaaaacaacacaaaatttagagcaagcaacaacaaaaaacataatcaattcAACTACGAAGCTATAATCaattagttcgtggtaacgaacttcaagtaaaaaagcgacacggctcaatagtaaccgaaactctaaaacacggaattttgatacctatagatgcatcaaaagaatcagatttgtacgctaatttcaaatatataagttgtatcaaatttagttttacccatcaaaagttacgagcctgagaaaatttgtcttatgtccgaaaaaaggggaaaacacccccccccccctgaaagtaatataaccTTAACAAAAATATCACCATTTAATTCAGCGCATCACTGAACTTTACtgcaggagtttcaagctcctatctgctaaaatgacgaattttggattttcttgccagaagaaagatcaaggacgcgtgttattttttttccaggggtgatcgtattgacccagttgtcctagaatatcgcaagagggctcattcaaaggtaaattaaaagttctagtgccctttttcaaatgaaaaaaatttggagagcaactaggccccatcccacccTCTTTTTACCctaagtcacctgatcaaaattttgaaacagccattttgtttaatatatttaaaaatttaataaatatgtctttaaagaTGCCTTAATTGTCCAAAGTCTCTGGGGGAAGGTGTTCAATTTGTGgactttgcccttttttataaatagttttttttataaatagtataggtaattgcgaagtatacaaacattttcagtttttttctggtgggggggcaGCTCGAGCAGAGGAggttatgtaggaggatctttccatggagaaacttttcataggggagctgaattttcgatcaagggggcactggatttccaagcattattaaaaaaagaataagaaattaaatgaaaaaaaagtttcttcaactcaaagtaaggagcaggattgaaacttaaaacgaaaagaaattattacatatgagaaggttcaccctttcgtcaatacctcgctctttacgctaatttttttttttagtacaaaattcctatacaaaatttctttatatatcttgctttctatTTACTGGCTCAATTTCACGCTTGGaagtgttaagggtaattgtcccagtaaattttaaccaggattgtattgttcagaggatgtttccaagggggatttctccgtggaggtgaagCCAGACTTcctggctttatttaaaaaatgatcagaaattaaatagaaaaacagtttttcaactgaaattaaggagcattattaaaacttaaaaataacaagaattattacatatacgaggggggttgcctcctcctcaacactgcgctctttatcctaaagtttaaattttgtcccaattctttaaaaatgactcctcaaacacaaagggcgttttattaaaacagtaagtaacttttttacaaatgctgaaaaactttagcatgaagaaaATGGTGTAGAGGAGGGGGAAGACCCCCTCCTCTATGGGGGCACTGTGGGGGACTTGGGGTGGATCCGGATTTCTGGCAATTCCGCGAGATCGGTACTTCCTGACGCaataggacaaaatttaaaatgtggtagatttacttacagtcggtttgaaaaacgaagccaatcgtcgttgcatctttatttcttcttctttcctttgggcttttattttccttttttttgcaccacTCGCACCGGATGAACTCATGTTTCAATAATCCGATTTGAACTTGAACACAACTTAACACTGTTTCACGgttctttatttgatgaagggtaacgagaaactaaatacaaaccCTCGTCTGGATACCCAATTTCCAGATTGTTTTTCCAGAAATTTCCAGATGTTAGCCTACACATAAATGTGCCGACT is part of the Artemia franciscana chromosome 12, ASM3288406v1, whole genome shotgun sequence genome and harbors:
- the LOC136034174 gene encoding zinc finger MYM-type protein 1-like — translated: MSHEYQNDYIEVIGNEIKSSIAKEVREAKYFAVLVDETKDLSKKEQLAILVRYVHDLKIKERAIGCYHMRKVDAESLADFIYNEIKGIGLDWSKCVGQCYDGASVMSGHFSGVQARLREKAPQAVYTHCHSHRLNLVIGDCMQKIQRISSVFSVLQTVYSFVSNSNTRYQLFVEAQKTANVPVLTLERTVVTRWSYWYRSVAKILVRYDCILAVLSVVQESSDREAAAEATGLKNQLESFPFIFSLHVIHEVLAVINPLSEQLQAADLVISEACTLISATKNELRKMRDDEYFRVLYGKSKEMAINVGADLSETSALSSAIPVKSKRVQKISGRLRDYLTTTTIGKHNIDSESTTTEDKMRREFYEVLDRVLNEFEERFSVQLPVLEATRCLNPKSTDFMDSDLLFVIATYFDQAGIDTMQLKCQALIARAFVSQLPQKPANALDVFEQLGGLKEAYSELLKVVRVVLTLPLTTCSNERFFSVLTFVKDYLRTTMENERLSVFYGTFSSEALATLIFIGISDLTTGRI